The genomic DNA TGTTGCTTATTTCAGCGGACAGAGTGGTGGGTCTTGATACAATAGCCAAGATGACAGACAGCTCCATGCCGAGTGCCTCAAAGACCAAGAAGGGGATGTTCCGCACAGTGGGACAACTCTACAAGGAGTCTCTGGCCAAACTTATGACCACACTGCACAACACCCAGCCCAACTTCGTCAGATGCATCATCCCCAACCACGAGAAGAGGGTAAAGACAAGTGCAATGTCATTAACATAGTGTCTCTTACGGCAAAGTTCCTTTCAAGATAGTCAAGAAGTGTATTTgacacagtgaggaaaaaagtCGGTCATACTGTTTTAGACTGGCAgctgcctcctgtctcctgtgttGTCTCATGTGGTGGACTGGGTATCTGTACAGGGCACAGGTAGTCTCATAACCCTGAAGGATAACCAGTTCAGAAAAGACTGTATGTttagaaagaaaataacaatCGAGTAACCATACAGTACTGAGTGatttatgtgtattttctttatcaaactcaatgtaataaaactaaaatactgTTCTCTTCAGGCAGGGAAGCTGGATGCTCACCTGGTCCTGGAGCAGCTGAGGTGTAACGGTGTGCTGGAGGGGATCAGAATCTGCCGACAAGGATTTCCCAACAGAATTGTCTTCCAGGAGTTCCGCCAGCGGTGAGTTGGATCTGAGGAGACTAATGTAGAAAGTGCTCCTACAGTTTATATTTCTGTAAACCATTCTTGacatctctctgtgtctttcctgCCTGATAGTTATGAGATCCTGGCTGCTAATGCTATCCCCAAAGGTTTCATGGATGGCAAACAAGCCTGCTGCCTCATGGTAAAGACCTAAGTTCAAAATTCCGCTCCACgatccaaactttttttttttttacgttcaTTCAGAACTTTTCATACCGTGTGTGACTGATCTTCTGTCTGTGTAGATCAAGCATCTGGACTTGGACCCTAACCTATACAGGATCGGACAGAGTAAGATCTTCTTCCGCACAGGAGTGCTGgcccagctggaggaggagagagatctGAAGATCACTGTGGTCATCATCGCTTTCCAGGCCCAGGCTAGAGGCTTCTTGGCCAGAAAGTATGAATACACAAGCCTCCCCCCTCACACACTTCACCTTATAATTAATTGTGCTGTTCATCACAAGTTCAATTTatcttttctttaacttttagacagtattttgacatatttaacGGTAGAAGGAGGCTTTCATaatttttctgtacttttttaCTGTTACCACTATAAATCTGACAACGGAGCTGGAGCTTTATATTATAAATGACATATTGATTTCACTGTCGTATTTTTAAAGGGCATTTGCCAAGAGGCAACAGCAACTCACAGCCATGAAAGTGATCCAGAGGAACTGTGCTGCCTACCTCAAACTAAGGAACTGGCAGTGGTGGAGGCTCTTCACAAAGGTCAGCTTATCACTCTGTACAGTAATGCAACAAAATCGCAGTACAACCTTGTATTTGAGGCTCCTCTAATATGTCTTTGAATGAATACAAACTTTGCCTTTCATTGACTTAAAAATCTGATGTTACCCTTCCTCCTGAACCACAGGTCAAGCCTCTGCTGCAAGTGACccggcaggaggaggagatgactCTGAAGGAAGAAGAGCTGCAGAAAGCCAAAGACGTCGCCATAAAGTTTGAATCTGAGCTGAAAGAGATCAACTTGAAACACACATCGGTAAAGGATGAAGTCTGCAGATGAAGTCTGCAACAATGACACAAAGATACTTATGAactttcttttgctttctcttgaTTTCACGGCATTTAAAACTATGTCAAAGTATCCTGTCCGTGTCCTTTTTAAGTGGttatttaatgcatttaaacCCAAGCCAATACGAATATGCTCCTGTCGAAGGTCTACCAGGAATCTACAAACAATGAAGCTGAGCCCATTTTTTTCCCGTCTGCCTGCTTCAGGTCTTGGAGGAAAGGAACGCACTGCAGGAGCAGCTCCAAGCAGAGACAGAGCTCTATGCTGAGGCCGAGGAGATGAGGGTTCGACTGGGGGCTAAGAAGCAGGAGTTGGAGGAGATCCTCCATGAGATGGAGGCGAGActggatgaagaagaggaacgTGCTCAGGCGCTGTTAGTGGATAAGAagaagatgcagcagcagatgcaggtCCACACATCTGTTTCTTGCTCATAAGTTATTGTTTCTGGTTGCTGTTGTATAGATAAGGAGCCTCACCTCGTTTCTTTCCAAACTCCGGTAATGTGATGAAGTAGGAGCAGAAACTGAAGCTGCAGTGTTCTTCATGTAGGAATTGGAAGAAcatttggaggaggaggaagatgctCGCCAGAAGTTGCAGCTGGAGAAGGTCACCTGTGACGGGAAGGTCAAAAAGCTGGAGGACGACATCCTGGTTATGGAGGACCAGAACAACAAGCTGCTGAAGGTAAATATGGAAAAGCAGCAACAGAGAAGTTCTTACACTGGCCAGTCACCTACTGAGAGACTAGTTACTGTGCTGTAAGAATAAGTAGGTTCTTTGCTAATAGAGTAcgtgtttggtgttttgtagGAGAGGAAGCTGTTGGAGGAGAGGATTGCAGACTTCAGTACCAACctagcagaggaagaggagaagtcaaagaaccTCACCAAGCTCAAAAACAAGCACGAGTCCATGATCTCTGAGCTAGAGGGTAAATGTCTCTTATTGATTGTCATGCATTAACACCCTCAAAACCATCACAGATGTCACAATCACAGCCAAACGTTCATGCATACTAATCTCTCTGCTGAACTTAATAGTGCGCttgaaaaaggaagagaagggTCGACAGGAGTTGGATAAGGCAAAGCGTAAGCTGGAAGCAGAGTCGAATGACCTGCAAGAGCAGATAGCCGACCTGCAGGCGCAGATCGCTGACCTCAAAGCCCAGCTCgcaaagaaggaggaggagttaCAGAACGCCTTGGCCAGGTAACATCCCGAGACTTAACAAAAATAGTACCCATTTACAGATGTAATCATCAGTGCAAGTGAATCTACAAAGCCTAGTAACTCATCGCTACTCCTTTATACCATGTTAACTTTCAACTTCTTGGATGCTATTTCCAACGTTTCATCATGCCAACAACATCCTCGATGCATTTTTCCACCTCACAGGTTAGAAGATGAGACAGCTCAGAAGAGCAACGCTCTGAAGAagatcagagagctggagggacACATCTCGGACCTGCAAGAGGACCTTGACTCTGAGCGGGCGGCTCGGAACAAGGCAGAGAAGATCAAGCGTGACctgggagaggagctggaggcccTCAAGTCTGAGCTAGAGGACACTTTGGACACCACTGCTACACAGCAGGAGCTAAGGTCAGTCATGTGATACCGACATACATTCTAACATGTATTCAAAGGATTTTACAAAGTTATTATATATCAATAATTTATGAATACGGTACAATACATTCTAGAGGTGATAgcttaaaatgacaaacatccCCATGATCCAGGGCCAAACGTGAGCAGGAGGTGAACCTTCTGAAGAGAGCCATCGAGGACGAGAACCGAACCCATGAGGCTCAGATACAggagatgagacagaaacacacccaGGTTGCGGAGGAgctcacagagcagctggagcagtCCAAACGAGTAGGCTTGCCTCATTTCATACAGCGTTAGAAATACTCCGATGTAATTTCCCTCGTTCATCTTAGTCGATATACACACGACAATGACtttgtattttctctcttcTACTCAGGTGAGGTCAAACCTGGAGAAGGCTAAACAAGCTCTGGAGAAGGAGACGTCAGAGTTGACCATGGAGGTGCGCTCACTCACCCAGGCCAAACAAGACGGGGAGCACAAGAGGAAGAAGTTGGAAGGTCAGGTGGCCGACCTACAGTCTCGCTTCAGCGACAGCGAGAAGCAGAAGGCCGAGCTGGGAGAGCGCTGCTCTAAGATCACCGTAAATGGCTCTCAGTGCTTACATCAATACTGTACATaataacattcatttttaaaagctgcCACACTGATATGCTGAAAATCAAAGTCAATGGATATTTTTCTTCATACAGGTCGAACTGGAGAGTGTGACAAACATACTGAATGAAGCAGAAGGCAAGAACATCAAGCTGAGCAAGGATGTTAGCAGCCTTACCTCACAACTCCAGGACACACAGGTAACTGGACTTACAGCAGAACGTTTAGAACTGACACAGCTTTGTCATAACCCTGAAACAGTCTACGTGtaaatttatattaaatatactACATAATGTTTACTGACAATAGGTCAGAATGAAagcactgacctttgacctggtGTGCTGCTACAGGAACTGCTGGCTGAGGAGACACGTCAGAAACTGCAGTTCTCCACAAAGCTGCGGCAAGCAGAAGACGACAAGAACAGCTTGCAGGAGCAGCttgaggaggagatggaggccaAGAGGAACGTGGAGAGACATGTGTCCACCCTCAACATCCAGGTCAGACTTCAAGCTAGGGGTGCTAACTTACAGGTTAATGTATAAGTcactagagagagagactagagagagtGATGTTTTACTGTAGGTGAGGTCTTAAGAAGAATGCATAGACACTGGAGGATGaacaaacatcagaaaaaaaggtAGGATTTATTGTCTTCATATTTAGCTCCTTAATAAGGTCTTCCTCTGTCCATAGTTGTCAGATTCAAAGAAGAAGCTAGATGAAATGACAGGAAACATCGAGCTGCTGGAAGAAGGCAAGAAACGTCTGCAGAGAGATTTGGAGGCAGCAAACACCCAGTTTGAGGAGAAAGCCTCCGCATATGACAAGCTGGAGAAGACCAAAAACCGTctgcagcaggagctggaggacacgCTGATGGACCTGGACAACCAGAGACAGAATGTGTCAAACttggagaagaagcagaagaagttTGACCAGGTCAGTTATGTCAGAAAACGGGTAACACTAAAGATAATAATATTCGGGATGTGATATTTTTCACTACAGTCTATTCTCTATAGGTAGACTAATTCATTACACAGATTCTAAACTTGAAAACACCATAAATTACTTATTACCAAAAAGAGTAATTCCCAGCACTGCTGGTTACATTAACTTAGCATCACACCCTAAAACATTATCTGTGGCCTTCTGTCCTCTCTGGTGTCCAGATGCTGGCAGAGGAGAAGAGTATCTCCAGTAAATATGCAGATGAGAGAGACCGTGCTGAAGCTGAGGCCAGAGAGAAGGAGACCAAGGCTCTGTCACTGGCAAGAGCTCTGGAGGAGGCCCAGGACTccagagaggagctggagagagccAACAAGGCCCtgaggatggagatggaggacCTGATCAGCTCCAAGGACGATGTGGGAAAAAATGTTAGTGACGGAACATGGTTTCAATGGACTGGGCTCATCTCTCTATGCTATTTACACCAAAATATAGGAGTTAATATGGGAATGTATTGATGGCAGGTCCACGAGCTGGAGAAGTCCAAGCGAGGCCTGGAGGCCCaggtggaggagatgaagactCAGCTGGAGGAGCTAGAGGACGAGCTGCAGGCCGCTGAGGATGCCAAGCTGCGTCTGGAGGTCAACATGCAGGCCCTGAAGGCCCAGTTCGAGAGGGACCTGCAGGGACGGGATGagatgggagaggagaagaagagacagCTTGTCAAGCAGGTAGAGAGGCATCAAATATATCAACCTCCAAATGAAAGTATGGGATCTGATCCACCATCAGAAAATGTCACACTTTGAGACTAAGCAATGCTGCGTGTTGACTGCAGGTTCGTGAGATGGAGACCGAGTTGGAGGATGAACGTAAGCAGAGAGCCCTCGCGGCAGCAGCCAAGAAGAAGTTGGAGACAGACATTAAAGACCTGGAGGGACAGATCGAGACGGCCACTAAGGGGCGAGAGGAGGCCATCAAACAGCTCCGCAAGCTCCAGGTGAGAGTAAAGGGGTGGATGAAATGCTGTCTCAACACTGTCGGCTATCGGCTGATTTTAGACGCTTGTTTGCTTTTATAATTTCTTATAAACAGGTGAAACTATAGCAAACTGatatctttaaaaatgaaaacagtagatttacatttttacatggaATTAATACCATCACAAAGAGATAATATGTAATAGGAGAAAAATTAGGATATCCATCAAACGTCTCTGGCCAAAGTGCTGTGAATATACCAGGTGAACAAATCACATTCTGATGCTGATATTCTTGTCTCCCTCCCTAttgctgtctctgtttttcttcatccCACCAGGCCCAGACAAAGGACTTCCAGAGGGAGCTGGAAGACGCCCGCGCTGCCAGAGAGGAGGTGTTGACTACCGCAAAGGAGAGTGAGAAGAAGGCCAAGAGTCTGGAGGCTGAGCTCATGCAGCTTCAGGAGGTAACACATTTGACTCCTAATGaggcagcagttttttttttagagcagGGACAAGAAACAAGGGATTAATCTCCAACATGCTTCTAGGACCTTGCTGCAGCTGAGAGGGCACGGAAGCAGGCAGAGGCCGAAAGAGATGAGCTGTCTGACGAGCTGGCCAGCAACTCCTCTGGAAAGTGGGTGGAGATTCAACCATGTTGCAATGTCTGTGAAGTGAACACAGAAGAGCAGGTTGTTTATATTTGTTCTCTGATGCGCTCCTTGCGTGCAGGTCGGCCTTGTCAGATGAGAAACGTCGTCTGGAAGCTAAGATCTCCCAGctagaggaggagctggaggaagagcagagcaACATGGAGATCCTCAACGACAGGCTGAGGAAGAGCACGCAGCAGGTGACCGGACAGTAACAGCCTATTGAGCCGTCGCAGAGCTCAAAAAGCGCAGTGGCTTCATCCCTGCCTTTGCGTGTGTGTCCTCCACAGGTGGATCAGCTGAACAACGAGCTGCAGACGGAGCGTACCACCTCCCAGAAGAACGAGAGCGCTCGGCAGCAGATGGAGCGCCAGAACAAGGATCTGAAGGCTAAGCTCCAGGAGATGGAGAACCAGGTCAAGTCCAAGTTCAAGTCCTCCATCTCCGCCTTGGAGGCTAAAGTGgcacagctggaggagcagctggagcaggagagcagGTCGGGGACAGTCAAAGAGTCAAGGATTACGTCTGATATAATGGTTTTATATGGTTACACTCACCAGATTCACTTTTGAGTTCCATCACTATAgttctggtttctgtttttaaccTGAGAAAGTTTTCCTTTTAATTACATCAGTTACACTTTGTATTCTCAGAGAGAAGCAGGCAGCGTCGAAGAGTATGCGCCAGAAGGACAAGAAGCTAAAGGACCTGATAATGCAGGTGGAAGACGAAAGGAAGCAGGCAGAGCAGTACAAAGACCAGGTACTGTTGCTTTTTTGCACAGACAAGAAAGTGTGTTCATATTTGTGAGTGGGGACATTTGGAGTCCAGTGCACAGAGATGGCTATTTGGCTTATCAGAAGACTGCATATTTCCTCTTTGCTCACCAGGCTGAAAAGTCAAATGGTCGCATGAAGCAGCTGAAGAGGCAGCTAgaggagtcagaggaggagTCTCAGCGCGCTACAGCCGCCCGCAGGAAGCTGCAGCGTGAGCTGGATGAAGCCACTGAGGCCAACGATGCCATGAGCCGCGAGGTCAACTCTCTCAAGAGCAAACTCAGGTAGCACAAAGCACCAAAgagtccgtctgtctgtcttccctTTTTGGACAGCTGGAGTGTTTTTGATTGCTTCTCTGGTCTCGTTcacctttttatttctttgaggCTACAACATGGCACAGATACCGCAGTAAGAAAAGTAACAGAATGGTAAATAGTCACTGTCTGGAGGATGTCTGTATGTttaacatgtgcacacaaaataaATAGTGTTAACTGTTCTCAGTACAGTGCTGAAGAGCACATTGTCACCGCAGTCATCTTCAGGGGGTTGTAAATCTCTTATTTAAAGCTTATTAGTACAGTGGCTTTATTGAGCACAAGCAAAACAATTATGTCCATCTCTATTCCAGAGGCAACCCTGAACCCAAGGAGTAACACAGCAGGTACCTCTGCGCCTAGAAGTTCCCCCATCACTATTTCTTATTAACTTACCATGACTCTTCATTCCCCCATGCACACTCTTAAGGTCTGTGTAAAGCACATTCAGAGACTTATGTACTAATTGTGGAGTTTTtaggggttttttttaaatcatttttgtgttttgggtgGGGCTAAAATGGTGGCTCGATGACGCACTGGAGCCTCCTTAGCATGACTCCTCCACATGCATTATATAAGAGAGGGCCTCTATGATGGAAGCTGTGGCCCTGGGAAGGCAGTAAACCTTGTAAGCTTGTAATGCCAACCCAAGGTTACCAAATTAGCCTTTTTCACTGCGGTCAACCCAACCTTGATAACAAGTGTTATGATGACAGTTCTGCTTGTGTCTCTTCTAGGAAGACGAGTCCATGAGGCAGAGCAGCTTTTCTATGTTAGCACTACAGTAGATCTCACAGACACTCCAAATATGTTAGCAGGCAGGCTAGCTACTAGCACTAGCATATTCTGGTCGGCAGCTTCCAAGAGGGTTTAACAACACATGAGACAAATTCTACAGCAGCTGCAAATGAGAGTATGATACAGCTAGCAGGCCTGCTAACAAGCCTGTGGCTGAAACCATTCAGAGTGTCCATGATATCTCATGCAGTGCTAactgagagaagctgctctgaCTCACAGACACGTCTCTTCAGCAGAGACGCTCTGGCTGAAACAGCGGAGCAGTCAACACAACCCACTGCAACACTGGTTATTGAGACTAGGTGGACTGCAGTGGCAAAGTGGGAATGCTAGGCTAGGTGAAGCTAACAAGGCTATCCTCAACACCGAGATAAGCTCAAACTAAATCCAATGTTAGATGTCGATTTAACAGCTTAAAGTTAGCAACTGTGAAAGGCCAAGAAATCAGAGGGAACCGATTAAACTAGACAAGCGAGGGAGTCGGAGTAAACGCCAACCACTGATCTCACTGAAATCACACCCAACGTGGACtcaagaccccccccccccagcgtttcagaacagaaaatactgcttattttttcactattttgaaACCTAATTTTATATACATGGCAAGTTATTTAATCATTCCAATTTGGCGGGGtgataaataatacatttttctgtagTGTGACTTAAGCTCAGAACACATTTACTACTGCTTTACACAGACTTTAATGCTATCATTTCTTTCATTGAGCCTAACTGAGAGAAATATGACTCATCAGCTACCATGATTTCctgaaaactaaaatattagCTAGCAAGCCGCCTCTCCATTCCATCTATTTCTAACTGGTGGCCATATCTTTCTCAGTGCTTGGTTTGATTGCCATAAACCAAACTCATTTTCCTGAGCCAGGAGTCAAATGAGTTACAAAGATAACCAGCGTGCTTAACCTGTAACCAAAGCACAACCTGTACATTCTGTATTTCATCAACACCCAAGCGGTTTTCAGACAAACCTGAACCAGCTTGGAAGCCACTCCTCTCACTGTGGGgatatgtttctgtgtttgtatcggtcttgtgtctgtgtgtgtgtgtttatgtctgtggcATTTTAGGCGTGGAAACGAGCCCTCCTTTGGCAGCACACCTCGGCGTATGGGCGGAGGCCGAAGGGTGGTCGAGGATGCCTCGGAGGAGGAGGCCGACTCCCAAGGCGACTTCAATGGAACCAAGTCCGCGGAGTAAGGGCCATCAGACAACCTCATATCAGAATTACCAACCAGGACGAGGTCTGCCGCctaaacagagaaaaacttCAAATCCTGTTATGCTATCTAGTTCTTCCACATCActtcaaaatatatatagtCTCCCATTTCCAATAGTGTACCGATGTATCCTCTTGTCTCAGCACCTTTTCTCGACACACAATATTCAGAAGGACTTGATATCAATTAGGGGAGTTGTTTGGTGGCTCTGCTGATGTGTGATTTGCAgttccttttattatttttctttcatttacacTGTTTTGTACGGCACTGAATGACTGATTCTTCCTTATGCAAGGTTTTGTACACAAGAATGGGCGCCTCTAATTACCCCGCCAACCTGCCAGCAAAGCCTCGGGTCTCCACAATAAGTCACCTTAGAACTTAAAGCAGAGACATTATGTAAATCTATGGATGTGTAACTATTATCAGCGACTGTCGTCCTGTTGCCTGTGACTGCTGTTGTTTCAGAGCAGCACTGAAGTGGTTCAACAGACTGTATATGTAGAAAGAGATTTCTATACTCTATATACTGTCTGCATccagtcagtgctgctgtttttaccccaacaaacaaatatttagcTGTTAAACATTTTCTAAAGTCACCGTTTTATATTATTTGCACCTTTCTTGTGCTCAGATATGTTTAGTACCAAAGTAATATTGGAATCTTTGAAGGTCAGGCAAGGTTTAGGGTCACCCCAACTATAAAATCAAGAGCCAGATTTCAATATTGGTCACTTAGCAGCAATCGCATCTTAAATgtctggttttttttcttccttttctcaagatttactgtaaatgttcaACAAGCCCCTGACGACCCTAAACCAACTCATTCTCATTTGATCCTGTTATATGTAATCAACTGTTTACATGACACCAATCTTATCTATTAATTGTTGAACCACCTGCACAAGAAATAAAgatctctaaaaaaaaaaaaaaaacactttgtttttctccttttaatgTTTCCATCTTGGTCAGTAATTCCAGGAGATCAAACTGGATCATCACAACAGAACGTTATTCTCATCTTGTTCAGTTCAATAGAAAAAACAACTGCAAACCAGCAGGATAAAAGTTGGGTATAGTACCTCAGGCACATACAGTTTGAAGTCCAAATacagaagcagctgcagaaatgCAGCATACAAACACCCCATACACAGTGGTCATGGATTACTATTACAGTTGGTTCAAGGAAGGTTAAACAGCATAAACGAGCAGGAAATCCAGTTCTGATATGTGTGAACCACAAGTTAATCCTACGCATACAGTGACGACCGCTGTATAAAAAGGTGATATTTAGATATGTCCTGTAATATctgctgaatgagctgctgGATGGCAGTAGTGAGAACACGAGTCCAGATTAAccagaaacatttcagagaaaaGCGGAGATGTCACATTAAAACTGTTTCCCCATTCACAATATCTCTTACTAAAAGGCAGGAAAAGGGTATTCAATATAGACTCTATATCCCTACACAAATATACTAAGAACTGTGCTTATCTTTCAACCTGTTAAACTCTATTattgctctctttctccctttcaccCACCATATAACCCTTGATGGCAGACAGGAGGTCTCACATCTGTTCGGGAATTATTACTTTACATTCAGTAGTAAACATGTGCTGCTCTAATTTCTACAGTCAACtaaaatcaatataaaaacTTATTGGTAACACAAGATCAGAAGTCTGCAGAATGACATATGAACGTCTTATCTCTGAGGCAGAAAACCTATCCCTATACTTCACATTCATGCACCTTGCATATCAGAACATTATTAATCTGCTAAAAACAAGTCTGTGCAATGGCAGGAAGGAAGTCAAAGAAAGGACCTTGAATTTAATCAGCTACCAAATGAGATTAAAATTGAAAGGGAAAGTGTTGTTTCTAGAAGCCTGGCAGCATGAGGAGCAGATAATggattgtttttatgttgaactATCACAGCAAAGCAAGGCCTACGAACTGAAGaggtaataatattgatgaAGGCAGCCATGGCTAAAATACTATCACCAGCTCCTGGCAGCTTAGTAGACAATGAGTCTCTTCACAAAACTCTTCTCGAAAATTATTTTACCATCACAACAAATTATATCCAACTCCTCCACAACAGGGTTAATTCATGCCGGTGTTCAGTGCTACATTATTCGAGCCCACagttaaaagaacaaaaacacttctAGTTGAAGTAATTAAAGCCATAGTACGTTGTTCACgtcatgttttaaaagaaattaacCAAACCCATTACTTTTATGTCTgattagtttttccattttcaaagcTTTGCTTTGGTCTCGCTCATAAACAATATTTGTACTGATGAACCTCCAGGCTCTTGGTCCCAATATCGGGGACATCCAGTGGCTGTTGTTAATATAACTAGCTCTTACTTGGGTCCCTTCTTCATGATCAATGCATAAGTGAAGCAAACCaccataaatgtgttttctgggAGCAGTCGTGTTTCAATGGAAGAATCTGTCTAGATGCTACCCACCACAGCATCAAAGATACAGTTGAAGACAGTGTGGATGTAGGTTCTTTGCTCCTTGATTTGACACAAGCTGTAGTGCTGCTTCCTATGATAGATATTGTGTTATACTAGCCTGAGGCAGCAGAGGTCCATGCGCTGATTATGTGGGGCATGGAGCAAGGAGAGTCGCTTTCTAGTTCATAGAGTTCTGCAGGACACGTGGCGACAAGGGAAGACAGCTCAGTTCAATGTCCCATTGCTGTAGTTTATtaaggagggagaaggggacAGGAGGTCGGTGTCAGGAGGGGGGTGGTTcgccttcttttcctctcataGCAGAATCTTGACACCTCCCTGTGGAGACTGAGCGCCCTGGGAGACTCCTCTTGGAGGAGCTGGTCCAAACTCTAACCGCTTCACTAAACTGCAAGACAAgatgtagcacacacacactcatgagcAAACCAGAggggaaaaatgtcaaaatacttCTTATTTCAAATATCTGCTGGCTTTTACggacttaaaataaaatgagatttaaaaacaattttgtaaaatgttataaagatactttaaaaaaagcaataaaaaataaggacaaacttttctgttttcacaggtTTAGggattcatttcatattttggcATTTATTAATAAGTTGAAGCTTAGATCATGAAATCAACCGCAGCGTAGCATTTAAACCATTAAAACAGTAGTTCCTGACTTGATAAAACCACAGGAACAAGAGTTTTTCCAGTCTTTGCCCTGCAAActatgctgctgctgttgttgttgttttcccttACCTGTCATACTGGGGAGGGGGGCTCATGCTGGTAGCTTGGACCTCAGGGCCTCCTTCCAAACCAGAAGGACTAGCAGGGCCAGCCAAGAGAGCCGGTTTGCTGACAGGCGTGTCATACACTAGGTCTCGGCAGGATGCCAACTTTGACTCCAGATTCTAGCAGGGATATCATAACAGCTCACACATGGAAAAGCCAAAAGTGTACAGATGTATTCACTGGGCACTGTAGTGGTATCATTACCCCAACTTACCCCAACTTTTCTGAGGAGCTCCCCTACAATGTTGAGGGCAGATATTCTAGCAGATGTAGTGAGGGGAGTCCCTGTCAGACCATCACCTAAATCAAATAGATGTGAGCGGGTAAACATGAGTTGGTATATTCGCCATTACTGTAGCTATTATGGTGTTCAAAGTATTTCTATTTACCTCGTCGGATACTGGAGGCAGGAGGTGTGACAAATGAGCTCATAGGTTTGGCGGGTGTGATAGGGATGGATGGGTTAGCGACGGAGGG from Pempheris klunzingeri isolate RE-2024b chromosome 3, fPemKlu1.hap1, whole genome shotgun sequence includes the following:
- the myh11a gene encoding myosin-11a isoform X3, coding for MSKKAPSEDEKFLFVDKDFLNSPMAQADWTAKKLVWVPSERHGFEAASIKEEHGDEVLVELVDNAKKATVNKDDIQKMNPPKFSKVEDMAELTCLNEASVLHNIRERYFSGLIYTYSGLFCVVVNPYKMLPIYSEKIIDMYKGKKRHEVPPHIYSIADNAYRNMMQDREDQSILCTGESGAGKTENTKKVIQYLAVVASSHKGKKDSSVQQSGSQFAYGELEKQLLQANPILEAFGNAKTIKNDNSSRFGKFIRINFDVTGYIVGANIETYLLEKSRCIRQAKTERAFHIFYYMIAGAQDKLREELLLEPFSNYRFLSAGHVQITGQQDDEMYEETMEAMNIMGFTEEERIDILKVCSTVMQLGNIEFKKERNQEQATMPDNTAAQKVCHLQGINVTDFTRAILTPRIKVGREVVQKAQTKEQADFAIEALAKAVFERLFRWILSRVNKALDKTKRQGASFLGILDIAGFEIFEDNSFEQLCINYTNEKLQQLFNHTMFILEQEEYQREGIEWNFIDFGLDLQPTIELIERPNNPPGILALLDEECWFPKATDVSFVEKLMNTQANHMKFAKPKQLKDKTEFSVFHYAGRVDYNATAWLTKNMDPLNDNVTALLSNSSSLFVQDLWKDTDRVVGLDTIAKMTDSSMPSASKTKKGMFRTVGQLYKESLAKLMTTLHNTQPNFVRCIIPNHEKRAGKLDAHLVLEQLRCNGVLEGIRICRQGFPNRIVFQEFRQRYEILAANAIPKGFMDGKQACCLMIKHLDLDPNLYRIGQSKIFFRTGVLAQLEEERDLKITVVIIAFQAQARGFLARKAFAKRQQQLTAMKVIQRNCAAYLKLRNWQWWRLFTKVKPLLQVTRQEEEMTLKEEELQKAKDVAIKFESELKEINLKHTSVLEERNALQEQLQAETELYAEAEEMRVRLGAKKQELEEILHEMEARLDEEEERAQALLVDKKKMQQQMQELEEHLEEEEDARQKLQLEKVTCDGKVKKLEDDILVMEDQNNKLLKERKLLEERIADFSTNLAEEEEKSKNLTKLKNKHESMISELEVRLKKEEKGRQELDKAKRKLEAESNDLQEQIADLQAQIADLKAQLAKKEEELQNALARLEDETAQKSNALKKIRELEGHISDLQEDLDSERAARNKAEKIKRDLGEELEALKSELEDTLDTTATQQELRAKREQEVNLLKRAIEDENRTHEAQIQEMRQKHTQVAEELTEQLEQSKRVRSNLEKAKQALEKETSELTMEVRSLTQAKQDGEHKRKKLEGQVADLQSRFSDSEKQKAELGERCSKITVELESVTNILNEAEGKNIKLSKDVSSLTSQLQDTQELLAEETRQKLQFSTKLRQAEDDKNSLQEQLEEEMEAKRNVERHVSTLNIQLSDSKKKLDEMTGNIELLEEGKKRLQRDLEAANTQFEEKASAYDKLEKTKNRLQQELEDTLMDLDNQRQNVSNLEKKQKKFDQMLAEEKSISSKYADERDRAEAEAREKETKALSLARALEEAQDSREELERANKALRMEMEDLISSKDDVGKNVHELEKSKRGLEAQVEEMKTQLEELEDELQAAEDAKLRLEVNMQALKAQFERDLQGRDEMGEEKKRQLVKQVREMETELEDERKQRALAAAAKKKLETDIKDLEGQIETATKGREEAIKQLRKLQAQTKDFQRELEDARAAREEVLTTAKESEKKAKSLEAELMQLQEDLAAAERARKQAEAERDELSDELASNSSGKSALSDEKRRLEAKISQLEEELEEEQSNMEILNDRLRKSTQQVDQLNNELQTERTTSQKNESARQQMERQNKDLKAKLQEMENQVKSKFKSSISALEAKVAQLEEQLEQESREKQAASKSMRQKDKKLKDLIMQVEDERKQAEQYKDQAEKSNGRMKQLKRQLEESEEESQRATAARRKLQRELDEATEANDAMSREVNSLKSKLRGNPEPKE